In Pseudomonas asiatica, the following are encoded in one genomic region:
- a CDS encoding MurR/RpiR family transcriptional regulator: MSQPIKQRLENSLEGAAASGRKIATYMLANLQELPFQTSASIAAKLGVSESSVGRFCRSLGYAHLKALKQDLQNDLGDGPWLVGDRLQDYRQNQDASDNAGSLELEIAALVRVHEYRQSSAWHSVAQRLASRQRVFIAGFQTERGIAMCMSHLLQYLRDGVQLVDMSAGHFGEVLLGRAEDSALVVFEARRYSRHALLLCQKAREAGIAVTLVTDTFCDWADANADEVFRIPTEFNLFWESTSTMLSWVHLMVNEVCKKLGPDVEKRLEATAALHNEFVGYTSWSTGKQQ, from the coding sequence ATGAGCCAACCGATCAAGCAACGCTTGGAAAACAGCCTCGAAGGGGCCGCTGCTTCGGGCCGCAAGATCGCCACCTACATGCTCGCCAATCTGCAGGAACTGCCGTTCCAGACCTCGGCCAGCATTGCCGCCAAGCTGGGCGTCAGCGAATCCAGCGTCGGCCGTTTCTGCCGCTCATTGGGTTATGCCCATCTCAAGGCGTTGAAGCAAGACCTGCAGAACGACCTGGGCGATGGCCCGTGGCTGGTCGGCGACCGCCTGCAAGATTACCGCCAGAACCAGGACGCCAGCGACAACGCCGGCAGCCTGGAGCTGGAAATCGCCGCCCTGGTGCGCGTGCACGAGTATCGCCAGAGCAGCGCCTGGCACAGCGTCGCCCAGCGCCTGGCAAGCAGGCAGCGGGTGTTCATCGCCGGCTTCCAGACCGAGCGTGGCATCGCCATGTGCATGAGCCACCTGCTGCAGTACCTGCGCGATGGCGTGCAGCTGGTGGATATGAGTGCCGGGCACTTTGGCGAAGTATTGCTGGGCCGCGCCGAAGACAGCGCCCTGGTGGTGTTCGAAGCCCGCCGTTATTCCCGCCATGCCCTGCTGTTGTGCCAGAAGGCGCGCGAGGCTGGCATAGCGGTCACCCTGGTGACCGACACCTTCTGTGACTGGGCCGATGCCAACGCCGACGAGGTGTTCCGCATCCCCACCGAGTTCAACCTGTTCTGGGAGTCCACCTCGACCATGCTGTCGTGGGTGCACCTGATGGTCAACGAGGTCTGCAAGAAGCTCGGGCCGGATGTTGAAAAGCGCTTGGAAGCAACTGCCGCTCTACATAACGAATTCGTCGGCTACACCTCGTGGTCGACGGGAAAACAACAATAG
- a CDS encoding NAD(P)/FAD-dependent oxidoreductase, with protein sequence MHCQTLVLGAGIVGVSTALHLQARGRQVILIDRDEPGCGTSHGNAGLIERSSVIPYAFPRQLGALLRYGLNRQPDVRYSLLHLPKAAPWLWRYWRQSAPGRLAGAAADMLPLVQRCVEEHDVFIAAAGLEGLVQAKGWIEVFRDPALFEQAKADAKGLSRYGLQFEILECGQLQAREHQLDASVVGGIHWLDPKTVNNPGALTRGYATLFTQRGGQFLHGDARSLRQVDGQWQVDSRRGPITANEVVACLGPQSADLFSGLGYQIPLAIKRGYHMHYSTRDGAQLEHSICDTQGGYVLAPMARGVRLTTGIEFDASSAPGNQIQLGRCEALARKLFPALGERLDDTPWLGRRPCLPDMRPVIGPAPRHPGLWFNFGHAHHGLTLGPVSGRLVAELVTGERPFTDPAPYSATRFD encoded by the coding sequence ATGCATTGCCAGACCCTTGTCCTCGGCGCCGGCATCGTCGGCGTCAGCACCGCGCTGCACCTGCAGGCCCGCGGGCGCCAGGTGATCCTGATCGACCGCGACGAACCGGGCTGCGGCACCAGCCACGGCAACGCCGGGCTGATCGAGCGCTCCAGCGTCATCCCCTATGCCTTCCCGCGGCAACTGGGCGCACTGCTGCGCTATGGCCTGAACCGCCAGCCCGACGTGCGCTACAGCCTGCTGCACCTGCCCAAGGCCGCACCCTGGCTGTGGCGCTATTGGCGCCAGTCGGCCCCCGGGCGCCTGGCCGGGGCCGCCGCCGACATGCTGCCGCTGGTGCAGCGCTGCGTAGAGGAGCACGACGTATTCATTGCTGCCGCCGGCTTGGAAGGGCTGGTGCAGGCCAAAGGCTGGATCGAAGTGTTCCGTGACCCGGCGCTGTTCGAGCAGGCCAAGGCCGACGCCAAGGGCCTGAGCCGTTATGGCCTGCAGTTCGAAATCCTCGAATGCGGGCAGTTGCAGGCCCGCGAGCACCAGCTGGACGCCAGCGTGGTCGGCGGCATCCACTGGCTCGACCCCAAGACCGTGAACAACCCTGGCGCCCTCACCCGTGGCTACGCCACCCTGTTCACGCAGCGCGGCGGGCAGTTCCTGCATGGCGATGCGCGCAGCCTGCGCCAGGTCGACGGCCAATGGCAGGTAGACAGCCGCCGCGGCCCGATCACCGCCAACGAGGTAGTGGCCTGCCTCGGCCCGCAGTCAGCCGACCTGTTCAGCGGCCTTGGCTACCAGATCCCGCTGGCGATCAAGCGTGGCTACCACATGCACTACAGCACCCGTGACGGCGCGCAACTGGAGCATTCCATCTGCGACACCCAGGGCGGCTACGTGCTGGCGCCGATGGCCCGCGGCGTGCGCCTGACCACCGGCATCGAGTTCGACGCCAGCAGCGCGCCGGGCAACCAGATCCAGCTGGGCCGTTGCGAAGCCCTGGCGCGCAAGCTGTTCCCGGCCCTGGGTGAGCGCCTGGACGACACCCCGTGGCTGGGCCGCCGCCCGTGCCTGCCCGACATGCGCCCGGTGATCGGCCCGGCGCCGCGCCACCCAGGGCTGTGGTTCAACTTCGGCCACGCCCACCACGGCCTCACCCTGGGCCCGGTCAGCGGCCGGCTGGTGGCCGAACTGGTCACCGGCGAACGCCCCTTCACCGACCCCGCGCCCTACAGCGCGACCCGTTTCGACTGA
- a CDS encoding gamma-glutamyl-gamma-aminobutyrate hydrolase family protein, which produces MSNSNIGNKQPSLRKPVVLMTMGSQERKGHDYQVMTHKYITPLVEFSDCVPVLVPTCCGIEDLETYLDMADGVYLTGAGSNIDPALYGQENETPGKGQDQNRDLFDIPLVKAAIKRGLPIFGICRGMQEINVALGGDIYQKVYAEPGFNDHRENPEDPVEVQYAQVHGVKIKPDSWLRDTLGTDEIRVNSLHGQGLHKLGAGIEAIAHAEDGLVEAIHAPSISPFLFAVQWHPEWQAAKNPDSIKIFQAFGDACRAQVRKAQIKRQHAA; this is translated from the coding sequence ATGTCCAACAGCAACATTGGCAACAAGCAACCCTCCCTGCGCAAACCCGTCGTCCTGATGACCATGGGCAGCCAAGAGCGCAAAGGCCATGACTACCAGGTCATGACCCACAAATACATCACCCCGCTGGTCGAGTTTTCCGATTGCGTCCCGGTGCTGGTGCCCACCTGCTGCGGCATCGAAGACCTCGAGACCTATCTGGACATGGCCGACGGCGTGTACCTGACCGGTGCCGGCAGCAACATCGACCCGGCCCTGTACGGCCAGGAAAACGAGACCCCCGGCAAAGGCCAGGACCAGAACCGCGACCTGTTCGACATCCCGCTGGTCAAGGCCGCGATCAAGCGTGGCCTGCCGATCTTCGGCATCTGCCGTGGCATGCAGGAAATCAACGTGGCCCTGGGTGGCGACATCTACCAGAAGGTGTACGCCGAGCCTGGCTTCAACGACCACCGGGAAAACCCGGAAGACCCGGTCGAGGTGCAATACGCCCAGGTGCACGGCGTGAAGATCAAGCCGGACAGCTGGCTGCGTGACACCCTGGGTACCGACGAGATTCGCGTCAACTCGCTGCATGGCCAAGGCCTGCACAAGCTCGGTGCCGGCATCGAGGCCATCGCCCACGCCGAAGACGGCTTGGTCGAGGCGATCCATGCCCCGAGCATCTCGCCATTCCTGTTCGCCGTGCAGTGGCACCCGGAGTGGCAAGCGGCGAAGAACCCGGATTCGATCAAGATTTTCCAGGCTTTCGGCGACGCTTGCCGGGCCCAGGTACGCAAGGCGCAGATCAAGCGCCAGCACGCTGCCTGA
- a CDS encoding transporter substrate-binding domain-containing protein, translating to MKKTMALVGACALLLSGAASAETLRFATEGAYPPFNYVDANNQLHGFDVDITHALCEQMKVECTLVAQDWEGIIPALMARKYDAVVASMINTEERRKKIAFTDHYYRTPLTVAVAKDSKINDAQTTFDGYTVGAQSSSTQAIYAEDVYAKAGADVKLYPTMDEANADLAAGRLDGVIADKFPLHEWMTKNGGDCCKILGDVADTKADAAIAVRKDDEALRQRLNTALQQIVANGTYQKIASKYFAFDIYN from the coding sequence ATGAAAAAGACCATGGCCTTGGTGGGTGCGTGCGCCCTGCTGCTGTCGGGTGCCGCCAGTGCCGAAACCCTGCGCTTCGCCACCGAGGGCGCCTACCCGCCCTTCAACTATGTCGACGCCAATAACCAGTTGCACGGCTTCGACGTCGACATCACCCACGCCCTGTGCGAGCAGATGAAAGTCGAGTGCACGCTGGTGGCCCAGGACTGGGAAGGCATCATCCCGGCGCTGATGGCACGCAAGTACGACGCGGTGGTCGCGTCGATGATCAATACCGAAGAACGGCGCAAGAAAATCGCCTTCACCGACCACTATTACCGCACCCCGCTGACCGTTGCCGTGGCCAAGGACAGCAAGATCAACGACGCCCAGACCACCTTCGACGGCTACACCGTTGGCGCCCAGTCGTCGTCCACCCAGGCCATCTACGCCGAAGACGTCTACGCCAAGGCCGGTGCCGACGTGAAACTGTACCCGACCATGGACGAAGCCAACGCCGACCTGGCCGCGGGCCGCCTGGACGGGGTGATTGCCGACAAATTCCCGCTGCATGAGTGGATGACCAAGAACGGCGGGGACTGCTGCAAGATCCTCGGTGACGTGGCCGACACCAAGGCCGATGCCGCCATTGCCGTGCGCAAGGACGACGAAGCCCTGCGCCAGCGCCTGAACACCGCGCTGCAACAGATCGTGGCCAACGGCACCTACCAGAAGATCGCCAGCAAGTACTTCGCTTTCGATATCTACAACTGA
- a CDS encoding Ldh family oxidoreductase, which produces MSAPSTSTVVRVPFTELQGLLQSIFQRHGCSESVARVLAHNCASAQRDGAHSHGVFRMPGYVSTLASGWVDGQATPKVSDVAPGYVRVDAAGGFAQPALAAARELLVAKARNAGIAVLAIHNSHHFAALWPDVEPFADEGLVALSVVNSMTCVVPHGARKPLFGTNPIAFAAPCAEHDPIVFDMATSAMAHGDVQIAARAGQQLPQGMGVDANGEPTTDPKAILEGGALLPFGGHKGSALSMMVELLAAALTGGHFSWEFDWSGHPGAKTPWTGQLIIVIDPNKAEGERFAQRSRELVEQMQAVGLTRMPGERRYREREVAEEEGVALTEQELQGLKELLG; this is translated from the coding sequence ATGTCCGCACCTTCCACCAGCACCGTCGTGCGTGTGCCTTTTACCGAGCTGCAGGGCCTGTTGCAGAGCATTTTCCAGCGCCATGGCTGCAGCGAAAGCGTGGCCCGGGTGCTGGCCCACAACTGCGCCAGCGCCCAGCGCGATGGTGCCCATAGCCATGGGGTGTTCCGCATGCCCGGCTATGTTTCGACATTGGCCAGCGGCTGGGTCGATGGCCAGGCCACGCCGAAGGTCAGCGACGTGGCGCCCGGTTATGTTCGCGTCGATGCCGCAGGCGGCTTCGCCCAGCCGGCGCTGGCGGCGGCCCGTGAACTTCTGGTGGCGAAGGCGCGCAACGCTGGCATCGCCGTGCTGGCGATCCACAACTCGCACCACTTCGCCGCGCTGTGGCCGGATGTGGAGCCTTTCGCCGACGAAGGCCTGGTAGCCCTGAGCGTGGTCAACAGCATGACCTGCGTGGTGCCGCACGGCGCCCGCAAGCCGCTGTTCGGCACCAACCCCATCGCCTTTGCCGCACCTTGCGCCGAACATGACCCGATCGTCTTCGACATGGCCACCAGCGCCATGGCCCATGGCGACGTGCAGATTGCCGCGCGTGCTGGCCAGCAATTGCCGCAGGGCATGGGTGTGGATGCCAATGGCGAGCCGACCACCGACCCCAAGGCGATTCTGGAAGGCGGCGCCTTGCTGCCATTTGGCGGGCACAAGGGCTCGGCCTTGTCGATGATGGTCGAGTTGCTGGCGGCGGCGCTGACCGGCGGGCATTTCTCCTGGGAGTTCGACTGGTCGGGGCACCCGGGGGCGAAGACGCCGTGGACCGGCCAGTTGATCATCGTCATCGACCCGAACAAGGCCGAGGGCGAGCGGTTTGCCCAGCGCAGCCGCGAACTGGTCGAGCAGATGCAGGCGGTAGGGCTGACGCGCATGCCGGGCGAGCGGCGTTACCGCGAGCGCGAGGTGGCCGAGGAGGAGGGGGTGGCGTTGACCGAGCAGGAATTGCAAGGCCTGAAAGAGCTGCTTGGCTGA
- a CDS encoding ABC transporter permease, which produces MSFEQLLALVLDPDLLERYGPRFLDGLLVTAKLVAISFSLGAVLGLLLALARMSRSLLLQRMAAGYVYFFRGSPLLAQLFLLYYGLGSLKGFWQDVGLWWFFREAWFCTLLAFTLNTAAYQAEIFRGSLMAVAPGQHEAARALNLKRSTTFFKVILPQSLLVAIGPLGNELILMIKASAIASLVTIYDLMGVTKLAFSRSFDFQIYLWAAVLYLLIVELVRRLLKHLEARLGRHLN; this is translated from the coding sequence ATGAGCTTCGAACAACTGCTGGCGCTGGTACTCGACCCCGACCTGCTGGAACGCTACGGCCCACGCTTCCTCGATGGCCTGCTGGTAACGGCCAAGCTGGTGGCGATTTCCTTCAGCCTGGGTGCGGTGCTCGGCCTGTTGCTGGCCCTGGCGCGCATGTCGCGCAGCCTGCTGCTGCAGCGCATGGCCGCCGGCTATGTGTACTTCTTCCGCGGCTCGCCGCTGCTGGCCCAGCTGTTCCTTCTGTATTACGGCCTGGGTTCGCTCAAAGGCTTCTGGCAGGACGTCGGCCTGTGGTGGTTCTTCCGCGAGGCGTGGTTCTGCACCCTGCTGGCGTTCACCCTGAACACCGCCGCCTACCAGGCCGAGATCTTCCGCGGCAGCCTGATGGCCGTCGCCCCCGGCCAGCATGAGGCGGCGCGGGCGCTGAACCTGAAGCGCTCGACCACCTTTTTCAAGGTGATCCTGCCGCAGTCGCTGCTGGTGGCCATCGGCCCGCTGGGCAACGAACTGATCCTGATGATCAAGGCCAGCGCGATCGCCTCGCTGGTGACCATCTACGACCTGATGGGCGTGACCAAACTGGCCTTCTCGCGCAGTTTCGACTTCCAGATCTACCTGTGGGCCGCCGTGCTCTACCTGCTGATCGTCGAACTGGTGCGGCGCCTGCTGAAACACCTGGAAGCCCGCCTGGGCCGCCACCTGAACTGA
- a CDS encoding amino acid ABC transporter ATP-binding protein, producing the protein MTAPLSLATLAPEPDPRPVLIRIEGLNKHYGAFHVLRDIDLQVREGERIVLCGPSGSGKSTLIRCINRLEVAQQGSIKVDGIDLAATTREAAQVRSDIGMVFQHFNLFPHMSVLDNCLLAPTSVRGLSRKDAEERARMYLSKVGIESQAHKYPSQLSGGQQQRVAIARALCMKPRIMLFDEPTSALDPEMVAEVLDVLVQLAGTGMTMLCVTHEMGFARQVAERVLFLEGGQIIEDSPPQVFFNQPRTERAKGFLAQILH; encoded by the coding sequence ATGACCGCACCACTGAGCCTTGCCACCCTTGCCCCCGAACCCGACCCGCGCCCGGTGCTGATCCGCATCGAAGGCCTGAACAAGCACTACGGCGCGTTCCACGTGCTGCGCGACATCGACCTGCAGGTGCGCGAAGGCGAACGCATCGTGCTGTGTGGGCCGTCCGGCTCGGGCAAGTCGACCCTGATCCGCTGCATCAACCGCCTGGAAGTGGCCCAGCAGGGCAGCATCAAGGTGGATGGCATCGACCTGGCGGCCACCACCCGCGAAGCGGCGCAGGTGCGCAGCGACATCGGCATGGTGTTCCAGCACTTCAACCTGTTCCCGCACATGAGCGTGCTCGACAACTGCCTGCTGGCCCCCACCAGCGTGCGCGGCCTGTCGCGCAAGGACGCCGAGGAGCGGGCGCGCATGTACCTGAGCAAGGTCGGCATCGAAAGCCAGGCGCACAAGTACCCCAGCCAGCTGTCCGGCGGCCAGCAGCAGCGCGTGGCGATTGCCCGGGCGCTGTGCATGAAGCCGCGGATCATGCTGTTCGACGAGCCCACCTCGGCGCTGGACCCGGAGATGGTCGCCGAGGTGCTGGATGTGCTGGTGCAACTGGCCGGCACTGGCATGACCATGCTTTGCGTCACCCATGAAATGGGCTTTGCCCGCCAGGTAGCCGAGCGGGTGCTGTTCCTCGAGGGCGGGCAGATCATTGAAGACAGCCCGCCGCAGGTGTTCTTCAACCAGCCGCGTACCGAGCGGGCCAAGGGGTTCCTGGCGCAGATACTGCACTGA
- a CDS encoding ABC transporter permease, whose product MLDQLSLLSFASGGWGQALLAGALVTVSLALACLPIGLPLGLVVALAARSRKRLPRAWATTFSTVFRGLPELLTLLIIYYGCQIAAQKTLAAMGYQGEFLINTFLAALIAFSLVFAAFSSEIWLAAFKTLPKGQLEACSALGLSKRTGFFKVLLPQLTRIALPGLSNNWLSLLKDTSLVSTISLVDLMRQTNLAVSVTKEPMFFYGVACLGYLLFAAISGRVFAFIERRSNRHLQGARA is encoded by the coding sequence ATGCTCGATCAATTATCCTTGCTGTCCTTCGCCAGTGGAGGCTGGGGCCAGGCGTTGCTGGCCGGCGCCCTGGTCACTGTTTCCCTGGCCCTGGCCTGCCTGCCCATCGGCCTGCCGCTGGGCCTGGTCGTCGCCCTTGCAGCACGCTCGCGCAAGCGCTTGCCGCGAGCCTGGGCCACCACCTTCTCCACCGTGTTCCGTGGCCTGCCCGAACTGCTGACGCTGCTGATCATCTATTACGGCTGCCAGATCGCCGCACAGAAGACTCTCGCAGCCATGGGCTACCAGGGTGAGTTCCTGATCAATACCTTCCTCGCCGCGTTGATCGCCTTCAGCCTGGTGTTCGCCGCGTTCTCCAGCGAGATCTGGCTGGCAGCCTTCAAGACCCTGCCCAAGGGCCAGCTGGAAGCCTGCTCGGCGTTGGGCCTGAGCAAGCGCACCGGCTTCTTCAAGGTGCTGCTGCCGCAATTGACCCGCATCGCCCTGCCCGGCCTGTCCAACAACTGGCTGTCGCTGCTCAAGGACACCTCGCTGGTATCCACCATCTCGCTGGTCGACCTGATGCGCCAGACCAACCTGGCCGTCAGCGTGACCAAGGAGCCGATGTTCTTCTATGGCGTCGCCTGCCTGGGCTACCTGCTGTTCGCCGCCATTTCCGGGCGCGTGTTCGCCTTCATCGAACGGCGCAGCAACCGCCACCTGCAAGGAGCACGCGCATGA
- the kdgD gene encoding 5-dehydro-4-deoxyglucarate dehydratase, giving the protein MTPQELKSILSHGLLSFPVTDFNAHGDFNPAGYVKRLEWLAPYGASALFAAGGTGEFFSLAASEYSQVIKTAVDTCAKSVPILAGVGGSTRQAIEYAQEAERLGAKGLLLLPHYLTEASQEGVAAHVEAVCKSVNIGVVVYNRNVCRLNADLLEKLAERCPNLIGYKDGLGDIELMVSIRRRLGDRFSYLGGLPTAEVYAAAYKALGVPVYSSAVFNFVPKTAMDFYNAIARDDHATVAKLIDDFFLPYLDIRNRKAGYAVSIVKAGARIAGYDAGPVRTPLTDLTADEYEKLAALMDKMGPQ; this is encoded by the coding sequence ATGACTCCACAAGAACTCAAATCCATCCTCTCCCACGGCCTGCTGTCTTTCCCGGTCACCGACTTCAACGCCCATGGCGACTTCAACCCGGCTGGCTACGTCAAGCGCCTGGAATGGCTGGCCCCGTACGGCGCCAGCGCCCTGTTCGCCGCCGGTGGCACCGGTGAGTTCTTCTCGCTGGCTGCCAGCGAGTACAGCCAGGTGATCAAGACCGCCGTCGACACCTGCGCCAAGTCGGTCCCTATCCTCGCCGGCGTCGGTGGCTCCACCCGCCAGGCCATCGAATACGCGCAAGAAGCCGAGCGCCTGGGTGCCAAGGGCCTGCTGCTGCTGCCCCACTACCTGACCGAAGCCAGCCAGGAAGGCGTCGCCGCCCACGTCGAAGCCGTATGCAAATCGGTAAACATCGGCGTAGTCGTCTACAACCGCAACGTCTGCCGCCTGAACGCCGACCTGCTGGAAAAACTCGCCGAGCGCTGCCCGAACCTGATCGGCTACAAGGACGGCCTGGGTGACATCGAGCTGATGGTGTCGATCCGTCGCCGCCTGGGCGACCGCTTCAGCTACCTGGGCGGCCTGCCGACCGCCGAGGTGTATGCTGCTGCCTACAAGGCCCTGGGCGTGCCGGTGTACTCCTCCGCCGTGTTCAACTTCGTGCCGAAGACCGCCATGGACTTCTACAACGCCATCGCCCGTGACGACCACGCCACCGTGGCCAAGCTGATCGACGACTTCTTCCTGCCTTACCTGGACATCCGCAACCGCAAGGCCGGCTATGCCGTGAGCATCGTCAAGGCCGGCGCCAGGATCGCCGGTTATGACGCCGGCCCGGTGCGTACTCCGCTTACCGACCTCACCGCCGACGAGTACGAAAAACTCGCCGCGCTGATGGACAAGATGGGCCCGCAGTAA
- a CDS encoding MFS transporter — translation MQATKKTHVRYLILFMLFLVTTINYADRATIAIAGSSLQKDLGIDAVTLGYIFSAFGWAYVAGQIPGGWLLDRFGSKNVYAFSIFTWSLFTLLQGFVGGLPVAWAVVTLFTLRFLVGFAEAPSFPGNARIVAAWFPTQERGTASAIFNSAQYFATALFAPIMGWIVFSFGWEHVFVVMGALGIVFSMVWLKTIYNPRQHPRISPGELEHIEQNGGLVDMDQKRGNDGPKWGYIKQLLTSRMLLGVYLGQYCINAITYFFLTWFPVYLVQERGMTILKAGFIASLPAVCGFIGGVLGGVISDWLLRRGNSLTFSRKLPIVCGLLLSTTMVFCNYVDAEWMVVGFMTLAFFGKGIGALGWAVVADTSPKQIAGLSGGLFNTFGNIASITTPIVIGYIISATGSFKWALVYVGANALVAVFSYLVIVGPIKRIELRESPKPDAEPAAGSELAGSRH, via the coding sequence ATGCAAGCGACGAAGAAGACGCATGTGCGCTACCTGATCCTGTTCATGCTGTTCCTGGTGACCACGATCAACTACGCTGACCGCGCCACCATTGCCATCGCGGGCTCCAGCCTGCAGAAAGACCTCGGCATCGATGCCGTGACCCTCGGCTACATCTTCTCCGCCTTCGGATGGGCATACGTGGCTGGCCAGATTCCTGGTGGCTGGCTGCTCGACCGCTTCGGTTCCAAGAACGTCTACGCCTTCAGCATCTTCACCTGGTCGCTGTTCACCCTGCTGCAGGGCTTTGTCGGTGGCCTGCCGGTAGCCTGGGCGGTGGTGACTTTGTTCACCCTGCGCTTTTTGGTCGGTTTTGCCGAAGCCCCGTCGTTCCCCGGCAATGCGCGCATCGTCGCGGCCTGGTTCCCGACCCAGGAACGCGGCACCGCCTCGGCCATCTTCAACTCGGCGCAGTACTTCGCCACCGCACTGTTCGCACCGATCATGGGCTGGATCGTGTTCAGCTTCGGCTGGGAGCACGTGTTCGTGGTCATGGGCGCACTGGGCATCGTGTTCTCCATGGTGTGGCTGAAGACCATCTACAACCCGCGCCAACACCCACGTATCAGCCCAGGTGAACTCGAACACATCGAGCAGAATGGCGGGCTGGTGGACATGGACCAGAAGCGCGGCAACGACGGCCCGAAATGGGGCTACATCAAGCAACTGCTGACCAGCCGCATGCTGCTGGGCGTGTACCTGGGCCAGTACTGCATCAACGCCATCACCTACTTCTTCCTCACCTGGTTCCCGGTGTACCTGGTGCAGGAGCGCGGCATGACCATCCTCAAGGCCGGCTTCATCGCCTCGCTGCCGGCGGTCTGCGGCTTCATCGGTGGTGTGCTGGGCGGGGTGATCTCCGACTGGCTGCTGCGCCGCGGCAACTCGCTGACCTTCTCGCGCAAGCTGCCGATCGTCTGCGGCCTGCTGCTGTCGACCACCATGGTGTTCTGCAACTACGTCGACGCCGAGTGGATGGTGGTCGGTTTCATGACCCTGGCGTTCTTCGGCAAAGGCATCGGCGCGCTGGGCTGGGCGGTGGTCGCCGACACCTCGCCGAAACAGATCGCCGGGCTGTCGGGCGGGCTGTTCAACACCTTCGGCAACATCGCCTCGATCACCACGCCAATCGTGATCGGCTACATCATCAGCGCCACGGGTTCGTTCAAGTGGGCCCTGGTGTACGTCGGCGCCAACGCCCTGGTGGCGGTGTTCAGCTACCTGGTGATCGTCGGCCCGATCAAGCGCATCGAGCTGCGTGAAAGCCCAAAGCCTGACGCCGAGCCAGCGGCCGGCAGCGAACTGGCCGGCTCGCGCCACTGA